CGCTATTAACAgggagggagtcggtgaaggtgttaatagTAGTCTGGTCGACGTGTTGTTCAATCTCGTCGACGTAATCATGAAATGACCTCTAGATGCACTTAGAAGGCGGCTCTGTTTCAAGAAGACGACTGCAGGGAGGATTTCTGCGGAATTATGCAGATTGTTGACAATGGGGAATTGTAATGTTATCGAAaatcgagatatatatacattgaaATTGAAGGGAATAAAATACCGGCCACATATCACATACAGGTACTAACTGAAAATGCAATAATTTCTCTTCTTAGATACATAAGAGCTATAAACAAAAAACTACATAGCAGGAAAAATGACTCTCGTTCCTAGCAGTTAGTACATGTGGCAAAAATAAGGTAAGCTAGTTTAACACGCTCAAAGCTATCAGCTGGTCAGTAGGCAACAACGCCGACTACTTCtcaaatcatatacatatatgtatatcaaaacgCTCTTCTCATCATCACCAGATGCCTTTTAATGACCTCGGAACAATGCCTGACGAATGTTTCCAGTAAAAATGCAGAATGCCCTACTATCAGAGCAGTATTTGTTGGGCCGAAGGCCGGATCTTCAACAACGGACGTTCATTTAGGAGCATTTCTCCTTCCAATGTTGGAAAAACAGCCCATCGAAAACACAAGAGTAATCTTTACCTCCTGGGCAGACACTACTATTCCCCAATGACATTCAATTGTCCACACACACAGACTCACATCCCATAGAAGCTTCTCGTTCTATAACTCAGGCTGCATCAGTCATATGCGTAAGGAAAAGACCAAACAAGTGGGAGGGAGTGTGAAATCACAAAATTACCCTTAATATGTcaattattacattattattattacataatgttatcgaacaaaacattggcattattattgaaaactcaataaaagtggtgtagaatagaatagaattaGATTGATGcatgcaccgcgacctaaggTCGATTGTGCCCTCTCCGCATCAACGCATCACATAGGCCCAGCACACTGATAAACTCCATTATCctgctgggtgctattgaggcGATGTGATCCCTTAGATCCAAGGGCCTTTATTCTGCGTTTACAGACTGCTGTGGAGCCTAGCAACACGTGCTTGAGAGTTTTCTTGTTCTCAAATTTGCCTCTTGCTAATGTGACAATATCGTCCGCGTACCCTTGACAGCGGTGCGTACTGGTGCTGCTACGTTCCTTTTCTCTAGTACTTCTGTTACACTTGCGTGAGACGCATTCTCAGAAGCACCTTTGATCTCTTAGAAGGCGCCTATCGTCACCTCTCCATTAGCTTCGAAATATGTCCCCAAGTGGCCTTATGTGGTCAGTTGCTATCAACAAGCACAAGCGCAAAATATATGGGACTTACAATTGATTAGAGACGTACATGGATAGACCACGGGAAAATTAATAGAACCCAGCTTAGGTTAAGGTTTGCGCATCTGTACTGGCTTCTAAAGTTAAGATTCCGTCTCAATTTAAAGAACAAGCTACTCATATATATAACCACCACCCATCGCAGACGTAGAGTTCGAGTTGCTTCGTGAATCTAGAGTCCGCAACAatgcaacttcgttctggataacACCCACTTCCCTagggtccgaccccgtcgaaacagctcgtttcctgggcctactggatgacctcgacgacaaccaaactataaaTTATCACCCAAGCGGGgattagataaccgttacaacaacaacaataacaacgtccTCCGCCAAGACTTAAAAATGCCCACTGTAAAAGAAACTATAGAAGAATTTAGTAGTAGCTACCTTTTTCGATTGGAGAACCATAATAACGTACGTAATCCAACTACTTGATAATAGTCAATAATGTAGAAGACTAAAAGTATgtacagctgtgttcacaaaaatagcagtgcgagaaatgcaatcaagtaatgttattttttttcaagttctgttacgattattccaacgtctacgcattgttgtcgtagaatggaatgtgtataaggaagaaacgaaaaaattcCGTTAGATTTGCGAGATTTAAGCAAATGAACAAGTCGTTTTGCTAGAAGCACCAGTCTTtggctgttcattaaaatagcagtgcgtttcttgataagccaaaaaaattttgttaagacgtttaattgataaaaagtaagtggttttgtgttagtaactattattaacattagaaaacagtaaaataaatttatagtttttaactTAGTGGACAGGGGCAAATATTGTACtcctgaaaaaagaaatattatagtgcaactaagaaacctgggaaaaacatataaaggcatacaagaaatatgtggatgttctgctaaaatgattcataatgctttaaactttaaagaaatgccCGAAATCGTGGTATCCAACGAAAAAACACGCCTCATGAGGACCGATCTATTGTGCGATATAGCAGGGCCTTTTGCAGCCTTTTGCATCGtccagcaaaataaaaaatgacttaagcttcaatgttagtggcgttactattcggcgacgtcttaaagaacaaaatctcaaagcgtgccatctacgaaaagttccactgtttgccaccagacatgtcaaagcacgtttagagttcgccaaaagtcaccttaattggcccattacaaagtggcgaaatattttgtggagtgacgaaagtaaaattgtgttatttggtgGAAAGGGCTAGGTACACTTTGAAGACAGTTAAACACGGCGGATTAGTATTATGGTATGGGCATGTTTTTCTTACAGTGGAGTGGGCCTTATATTTATGATTGATGGGAGCATGGATCGATCTGTATGTgttaacatattaaaaaatgttatgtttccttatgccaattgggaaatgccactaaaatggacgtttcaacaagataacgaccccaaacatacaagcaaactagtcaaaagctggatggcatcaaagcggatcgatcttatgtcatggcctgcgcagtctccggatttaaatccaattgaaaacctatggggagatgttaaacgatatgttgcaaatgcaaatccaaCATCTCGATCACAGCTTTGGAAGGTTATTCAAAAATCATGGGAGCAGATCCCTGTCAAGCGCTGCCAGGACTTGATGGATTCTATGCCTCGCAGATGCCAggccgtaataaaaaataatgggtacacgactaagtactaacccaagcaaacaaattaaaatcgttttttggagttcaacaatgtttttttcaactaattccactgttttcattacacgctgctatttttataaacagctgtaaacagcacttttttgtttaaattaataatgtaagaaaaattaacaacattttgaataataaattgatttgtttttgtttaaaataatcacaaagttaaaacaaaattaaatttgtgaacattcattcttttactttttgatatataaaattaagtttaaagttgcagctcatgagcacggctatttttatgaacacagctgtatatcATCCGTTAGAACTCCCCTTTCAATTCCGtacgtaaatatatgtatgtatataaaataaacgaaTAAAAACTATTAACAAGAAGCTATAATTtcgttcacaaatacaaaatattccatagAAGAACTGGACTTTGATCGATCagattgtatgacagctatgtataATTTCAgattcgatatctcaaaatttgTGGATTAGGTtgagtatatacaaacagatggTCGGACGGAAAGACGGGCAGACAAAAGAACAAGGCTATCTCTTGCTCGCTGATCACTTATATGCTATACACTTTATAGgacctccgacgtttccttcgggGTGTTACAACTTcgtttatataccctgttcagtttATAAAAATAGCTGTCCACAAATTAAAATAGACACATCGCTTATTTGGCTTtagctaaaaaatttttttaataattgaaaacaaattattactTAGAAACATATAACATATTCAACACTATACTAATTATTATTAGTAGATGAGTGGCTAAATGATACTTTAGTTATTACACACACCCATCTCTTTTTAGCAACTGGTTGTATCTGCCACACCAGACTAACTGCCTCTATTGTTTGGTGTCATACGTCATAACGACGCCAGCGACTAATGCGAGCACCGTGAAGCCTTGCGCAGCAATACGTGTGCGCATCATTATCTGAGACATACGTCGATTGCCATTTCGAAAGCTATATAGTCCATAGGATAATGCACCAGCGGTAGCCAAGCAACCTATATGTTTAGATGAAATGACGAAATAATTGTCgtaattcaatttcttttcacttatataattattttcagctTGAAACGGAAATATCTAGGGAGCAGCTATTACATACCAATCGGAACAACTGGGTTCTCTTTGATTTTGCGCAACATTTTTTCTTTGGTGGTTTCTGGCTGAAATGAGCCAAAATCCTGGCGCAATTGAATCCAGTCCAAGTCCTCATCTGGAAGCGCAATTTGCTCTTTtcccatttttaataaatattagtaatattttaACGTCTAGCTAATTTTGTCAGCTCTCACTTTATTTCACAATCGCAAAACATATgtgaataaaacaaaacaatgcACCTATAAAGTGTTGCCATATTGGTGATTATTAAACGCCAAATTTCCATGATAAATAAGCAAGACAgttaactaaataattttttcgttaattcTACTAATTATTCActgttaaagtttttaaaaggtACTCattatgcaatatttatttcacgAAAAATGGTGGCTCGATTTAGTCGTACAACTAATATTATTCATATTGAATTGACAGCTTAATTTTCAGATAAACGCATAATGCACTTTGGTAAAGTATATTATGATCGAGATAATATATGATGATAATAAGTAAAActttatttacattaattattaatttgcaatttaataACTAAAACGTTTATTTTGGGGACAGTGTACAGTGGTGCCCAACACTAAATGGCTGCATTGATACGAACGGACAATGCAACACTGAACGGACGCCATCTATAGACGTATGGAGAGTCGAAGTCAAGGTGTAGAGTTTTTTTTCGGTTTCCTCGTTTGTCGTTCGTGTCGTTCGTTTGTCGTGCAATTtctctaaaaaattttcattttctcgTCTTGAGcgcagaaaaatataaaattttcgcttttaagaataaataaaattgtaaaaaataggCATAAGACTAAAGTGGACAGAATGTGCTATACGTGTATATAAGAACTGAGTATTTTTCGcaattattttcatatgaaaattGCTAGTGAAAAATCGAAGAATAATTTCGGTCGTTGCCGCAGCAGTTGGTTAAGAAGAACGGAAAGGAAGAGAAGCAAAGGaacattaaagaaaaaagttcACACAGTGGTAAAAAAGTATAAAGAAATGTGCGCAATTGCCGACGAAATATATTAaggaattattataaaatatagaaaactaCTTTATATTCCGGCCAAATTAATAGCCGAGTTTTGTGGATACACAGATTAAAAGTAAGTGGAGATGTATTATGTTTGAAACCATATGAAAAAGAGAAGCAAGAGAACCGCACGACATTAGTGCATATACGTGTATGtgtaattgtgtgtgtgtgttttttttttcttataaagagGATAGCGCGCGGGCAGTGTCGTTAGTTTTGGATTTAGCAATTCTGTGCGAAAGCAGCGCGGTCAGCACAGAAACGACAGAAGCAGTAGTCTAAACCGCGCAATACTTCGCGCGGAGCACGCACCACTTGACTATCATGTTTGGTGCCCCGCCACAATGCCCGTAACCCCACATGCTAAGAAAGTCAGCAAAGCATACAGGCTGTGCCGTGTCTTGGCTTTGCTTCGACGTCGCGTCATGACTTTGTTGTTCGTTGCTCCACTATCGCATGTTCTGCTTTCTCTGGATTTCTGCTTGCTTATTAAGCATATAATGCCGCTTGAGTTTTGGGTGGCTATGCTCCACATCGTTTGTTTTCTTGTTGTCGATTAACGGCCAACGAATATTGCGCGCCCAATATTGGCTCGATACCGAAAGCAACAATAGCAAATGATTTATTGATGTTGCCggaatttgaattgaaattggTTGTTATGTTTTTGAAATTCGGTTTCGCACACGCATATGTCTATCGGACGTGTGTGGCGCAACAAACAGATAAATAGGTACAACTTAGGTGAAATAATGAGCTAGGAGAGGTACAGTAAAAATGTTATTCTTTTATATTAGCATAAGTATGAACacgacaaaaattaaattctaaaattctCTATTGCTGAAATTCAATATTGCCTACAAATACTATATgagttaaaatttaagtatGTATGACCAGTTTTTCCCATCACCGGTTTCTATTTGTGTAGAATATGACGCAAGCGTACTTGTTTTTAACTAGTTcgttctaaaatattttgcttaattaaATAAGGACTTCTAATGAATACTTTACAAATGAAGGATTGAGAACAGGTGTATAAAGCATTGTTCAAGAATGAACATATGCCCTCCAATAAATTAACTTAAGTGTTTTTTGAATCTCCATGAAATAAATGTGCTAACGTAACAGGTTTAAGTGTTGTGTTACTTGTTTGTTTCTTTGTATTTGGAAGTATTTATGTACACAAACatacagatgtacatatatacatatgtttgtcttTTTCGGTTATTAGCTTTTATGTATTATCGTAAATTGTGTCATACTTAAATTCGTGTTTGTTAAGCCTTAAATTATGGCAAATCATTTTCATTTGAAACTAAACAAAAACTAATGTACATATAGATGTGGTACATGCAAAATATCTAGGTAAAAAACCTACTATTGAAAAGGAAAATTGATTTTCGCTTTGTGTGTCAAATTGTCTGCATATTCGTATGTAGCCTGATGCCCTAACCACATAACAGTAACCGGCATTTCATTTTTACAGATTAGCAGAGCGGTGGGTGAGTTTGATAGCTTTTTTAAACATTCTTGTCGAGCTTGTTGCCCTCTCTCGTAACTAAAAggtaggtatacatatgtaaatgtgggTGGTTGGTTAACTAGACTGGCTGGTAAGCTTAAGCGTTtgccaacaatttatttttactcatcAAACCGAACTTCCTGTCGTGCTTATTTGTGTAGAAATACGGAGAAGGGTCAGGCTGTGTATACATTGTTGAAAGTATGTGCAGGTTATGCAATTAAAGGGTTGGTTTGTTAGAAAACAGATTTgtacacatatacttgtacatactatgcaaatattacttttaaaaatattattattaaaaataattaaaattttttgtgggtACGGGCAGTTATTATTATCTGCGTAAATTTAACATTAAAAGTATTACCATAGAACATTTTAGCTATAATTCGGAGATAGTTTGAATGAATAatgtgttaattatttaaaaagattttaatgATGTCAAAATTTGGTGCTAGTCAAGGTCAAGTGATGCAAACAATTGCAAGGGCCCACAATTTTAAGGACCAATTTCCAAAATGTACCTATTAGTCTTAAATATGCAcactttttgttatttatatacgtatgtatggaaacaaatttacatacctgtattttctattaattttccTGACAATACAGTCCACGTTTTTGCGTTGTAAACAAAAGATCGTTGAACGCGAAACGCTTAGTAGCAACGCACAGATAAATTAGCAATTGATTCAGTCAAAGCACATGCCAAACATTTCTCTTTCAATATCATGTCTGCACAAATTTTAATCTCCTATATACCATAGgtagatatataatatctatgatacatatgtacatatgtcacaATACATGTAGAAGTATGCAATACTGATAAACCCAACATTCATCAATGAGAAGGCTTTTAATGTTCACACTTTATAATATTCTTACACAAACAAATCTATATGAACATCGAATACGTCAGAAAAGTAAGAAGGTTATGACATTTTTGCTACTCTCAAAAAGTTGAAGCAAGTATTTAGtgataaactattttttttttacctaaatgGATAATAATATATTGTGCCTCCTGACACAAAGTCAACACTCTGATTAATTCAAGTATCCTGCTGGGTGCTAATGATATAGAATTAGGTTCTCGGAAGCTTCCGGGTACATGTTGCAAAACGACAGTAGCCAGTATTTGTGTCTCGGGAGATAAATAATGCTTTAAACCTAGTAAGGTTATAACTAACCATTAGCGACTTTCTATGAGgtattgtcaatatttttctCTAGCAGTATTTTCCATGTTCACATTTTGTTTGGTTTGAGTAATTCTCTTCCCGGAGTTTTCTAGAAAACCGAGATGATGACTTCCAATTTCTAATTCCTAACTGTTTTCTTCTATTCAGTTTTCGGGGAAATAACTTAATACCACATCCctctcaaatttttttatgcgaACATGAGCTATAATCAGAAGCCACCTGGTGCCGGCGGCAGCGGCATGGGAGGAGGGATACCGCCGAATGGACCGAATAATCAGCAGGTTGCAAAAACTTTAGCCGGTATACAACAGCAAATGCAGAATTTGGTTCATGGCCAAAATACGTTGCCGCAATCATCGCAGGCTGAGCTAAATGTATTTCTGCAACAACAacgttttcaaaatatgttgaagcaacaacaattattacattttcaaatgcaacatcaacagcaacagcagcaccaacaacaacagcaacatcagcaAAAGGATCGTGGCGGCGGTAGCGTAGGAATTGGTGGTGGCGGAGGAGGCGGTGGTGAACCATTAGCACTCACCAGGACTCCAGCCGCCGCTGAACtgctaaataaaacttttcaacaacatcagcaacaacaaccgaaTGGTAGTGCTGGCGCACCTAATGCTGCACTGAATCAGTTCCAGCAGCAATTGCAGGCGCTGCCAACAAATATCATTCAACAATTGCAAACATTACAGTATCAAATGCAAcaacatcagcagcagcaacaacatcagcaccaacatcaacaacaccaacagcatcaacaacagcagcaacatccGGCACAAGCGGCGCAAGCTCAACACCATCCAACTCATCAACAACCGCCGCCACCAtcaccacaacaacagcagcaacctCAACCCTTGTTGACGGcacatcaacagcaacaactacatggacaattccaacaacaacaacaaaaggcaCTCCAACAATTCCAACAGAGCTTACGTTATTTCCCCACAGCTGCACCCACACAACCATCAGCTGCACCCCAACCCACACCCAGTGGCAATAAAGGTGGTAGCGGCGCTGCATCAACACAGCCACCACCACAAGCTCCACTACCAACCACAGCAATTGGTAATCAATTAAAAGCTCCAAATTTGCCGCCTAGCACACAAATCACACCGGTGCCAGGTAATGTAGGTATGATACCCGGCAGTGTGGCGCAACAAGCTGCTAAAAACACTGCGAGTAGTGCTCCAGTAACCACGTCAACCACCGCTGCGATCTCCAGCGGTGGAGGCGTTAACGCTACCCCAAGTGTCGGCACCAAACAGGCTCCAACGCCCTCCATTTCATTGCTACCGGCAAAATCAGGCACGTCGACAGCAGCACCAACAGCCGCACATCAACAAAACAAATTCGGCGCTGGTAAAACATCACCAGTTGTTAGTGCTATACCACCACCATTCCCCACTCACTTTCAGAAGCCGTCAGCTGTATCGTCTAGTGGTAATACTACAGCCACTACCAACATAGCATCAACGGCTAAAGCTGGTGGTTCAGTGCCTACTGGTTCGGCAGCTATGTCATCTAGTGCCTCAATAACGACCGGATCGAATAAGGCACCACAGCAGTCCGTCAATCCTGTACCGCTTACGAAACAAGCAACGTCAGCACCCTCGCCGTCGTCGGCTTCACAGTTGCCAGCAACGACTGGCGCACTAACGACTTCTCCGGCATTAACTACCATCACAGCACCAACCGCTGCAAACAGTGGTATCTCAAGTGGTACAGATCAAGCTACAGCAACACAGAAGGCTATCAATTCAATACCGACCTCACCTGTGGCCACTGGTGCCAATATTACACCATCTACAAATGCCGATAAGAATGTTAAGTGTGCTACAACTGAAACGACCGAAGCAGTCAAAGGCGCAGAAAAGTCGAATGATGCGCCAGCAAAAGCTAAAGAGGATCAATCCTCAGCTTCAGTCACAGCAAAACCATCTGTAGCAGAGACGAAAACCGAAAAGATTGTTGATATTGTAGCTGCCAAAGAGACAAATGCTGTTATGTTGGCGGATGCCAAAGCTAAGAAACTGACAGAAACGGACAGTGCGGTCGAAAAGTCAAATGCTATTGTGGATAATAAAGCGACCATAGATAGTGTAAGTGGCATTACGGTTGGCAGTGAGAAGGTCAGCGATATGAAGATAGAGCAGAGCAAGCTAATTGTTGTAAAGGACCAAGACAGTAACGTCAAGACCGAGTCTAAGACTGATCAGGGCAACAAAGGGGACGAGAATAAggtaattataaaaacaaaattaagttgtatttgaaattttgacgGAATCTGTGGTCTAAtgtaaatcttttattttagaGCGCGAAGAAATTGGAGTTATCTACAGAAACGACTAATAAAGATGAAAAAAGCCTACCTGCAACTAAGGAAACCGAAGATACAAAGTCCGTCGAGAAAACCAATAAATCGCCAGCTTTAGCACCTAAAGAAGGTAATGAAAATGCTGAACCCAAAGTAGCGGCAACACCTCAAGATACTGAAAAAACGGATAACACCAAGATAAAGCCTGAATTGCCTGTAACTAATTCAGATAATGTAGCCAATAAACAAATAAGCACAGAGAAGAAAGAAACTTCAAGTGCGATAAATGACTTTAAAACAGCGGTAGCTGCCGCAACAATTGTGGACTCGAAACCTAAAGTCAACGCAGCTTCAAACGAGGTAGATAAGCGTCAATCAGGCAATGCAATTGTAATCGCTGAGAAGCCTAGAgaagagaaaattaaaaatacaaagtcAGAAAAGGCATCCACAACAGCTGCTCAAGCAACATCGTCGGCGGCCGATCAATCAACGCAGAGCAACAACGCCAGCAGCAATAACAATCATGCCACTATAAAGAGCACAAAATCAAAAGCAGCCGAAGCTGCGCCAGATTCGACGAATAGCACTGTCATCGACGCAACTAGTACACCAGTTAAGCGTTCAAGCCGTCAACCGAAAGCGGCAACAAAATCATCGGAGAAGGCAACGGTTGAAAAAACCGAAAAAGTATCGAGCAGCAGTCGGCCGCGAAAATCGAAGAACGGTGttagcagcagcaacagtaaCTCCGCCGTCGATGCGCCCGCCACACCAATAACACCCAAACCCGAGCAAGGGCCCAGCACCAGCGCTAGTGATCGCAAAAGTTCTCGCCACCGTCTCAAAACTATACCATTTCAAAGTCCACTGCCTGAATTGGCATACATCACAAAATTGTCAGCCAGCGAAGCTTCCAATTCACCAAAGCCCATGTCCATGGAAGACAAGTTGATCGTTTTCTACAAAAATGAATATATGGCGGTGCGCAATGCAGAAGGTACTTTCTACCTATGTCAAACGATGCAAAATGTTTATCGTACATCACCACGCATTAGCATTCGTTGGCTATCGGAAGATCCGAATAACAGTGGCATTTATATACCTGATTTCTATGATCACACCGACATAGAGTGTGTGCTCACAACTGTCGAACTGAAACGAGTCGACAAGGGTCATCTCAGTTTACCGAAAAAGGAGCAGGCACGCATAGAGAGTATACTCAAGAAAGCTATCGATGTAGAGAAAGGACTGGTACCAAGACCTGAACTCACAGAGGAGAATCCCGATGGGcgtaagtacaaacaaatatagGCTATATACACACACAGTTATCCTGACTTTAAGCTAATACAATATTCTTCATATTC
The sequence above is drawn from the Bactrocera oleae isolate idBacOlea1 chromosome 5, idBacOlea1, whole genome shotgun sequence genome and encodes:
- the LOC106622538 gene encoding streptococcal hemagglutinin isoform X3; this encodes MSYNQKPPGAGGSGMGGGIPPNGPNNQQVAKTLAGIQQQMQNLVHGQNTLPQSSQAELNVFLQQQRFQNMLKQQQLLHFQMQHQQQQQHQQQQQHQQKDRGGGSVGIGGGGGGGGEPLALTRTPAAAELLNKTFQQHQQQQPNGSAGAPNAALNQFQQQLQALPTNIIQQLQTLQYQMQQHQQQQQHQHQHQQHQQHQQQQQHPAQAAQAQHHPTHQQPPPPSPQQQQQPQPLLTAHQQQQLHGQFQQQQQKALQQFQQSLRYFPTAAPTQPSAAPQPTPSGNKGGSGAASTQPPPQAPLPTTAIGNQLKAPNLPPSTQITPVPGNVGMIPGSVAQQAAKNTASSAPVTTSTTAAISSGGGVNATPSVGTKQAPTPSISLLPAKSGTSTAAPTAAHQQNKFGAGKTSPVVSAIPPPFPTHFQKPSAVSSSGNTTATTNIASTAKAGGSVPTGSAAMSSSASITTGSNKAPQQSVNPVPLTKQATSAPSPSSASQLPATTGALTTSPALTTITAPTAANSGISSGTDQATATQKAINSIPTSPVATGANITPSTNADKNVKCATTETTEAVKGAEKSNDAPAKAKEDQSSASVTAKPSVAETKTEKIVDIVAAKETNAVMLADAKAKKLTETDSAVEKSNAIVDNKATIDSVSGITVGSEKVSDMKIEQSKLIVVKDQDSNVKTESKTDQGNKGDENKSAKKLELSTETTNKDEKSLPATKETEDTKSVEKTNKSPALAPKEGNENAEPKVAATPQDTEKTDNTKIKPELPVTNSDNVANKQISTEKKETSSAINDFKTAVAAATIVDSKPKVNAASNEVDKRQSGNAIVIAEKPREEKIKNTKSEKASTTAAQATSSAADQSTQSNNASSNNNHATIKSTKSKAAEAAPDSTNSTVIDATSTPVKRSSRQPKAATKSSEKATVEKTEKVSSSSRPRKSKNGVSSSNSNSAVDAPATPITPKPEQGPSTSASDRKSSRHRLKTIPFQSPLPELAYITKLSASEASNSPKPMSMEDKLIVFYKNEYMAVRNAEGTFYLCQTMQNVYRTSPRISIRWLSEDPNNSGIYIPDFYDHTDIECVLTTVELKRVDKGHLSLPKKEQARIESILKKAIDVEKGLVPRPELTEENPDGLDLSLYKDESQIEKKSATGTTPTAIRKSRRSGNNEIGTPTTAKYNASASSSATSATKGRKRGRANIISDAAGDNGVRSSTKKRKLATKRKSKSRKSSTTDEENDSSDDSDAEYKPNQKNTGTASKASPRAQRSPLAKARAASPISSTTARTKNLPAKSTPTASSRGERANKRKAATDGAAPTEIAPTPAKKTAGVTTTTVAAATPATPNASKSTNSKTQDGTTEADNSIASITKKVNSNSTVEITNVVSSTTTAGNATTSEQTIAATSSNSGGGGNGGSSNSNRPTRSRK